In the Anolis sagrei isolate rAnoSag1 chromosome 1, rAnoSag1.mat, whole genome shotgun sequence genome, AAATCCCTACATTAAGCCTCTTGAATGTCTGCTTAATGAAAAACACTGTCAATGTGACAGAGGCCCATGTTACTGAAAAACAAGACCCATAGGCAACACCATTACAGACACTCCCCACAAGtatacattttttatttacaaTACCCTATAAAAATGTAAATTTAGAAATTTTTCATTAATCATAACCAAACCAAAAAGtaaaagcacaataataataatggaccacCTGGTCATATGTACTGAAGGGAGTGGGGCTAGAGGAAGGGATCATGAGAGGCTAAGAGGCTGCAAAGGAAAGGAAGTGGTGGAAAAGTTAGAAATTTGGATTGAAAGGGAGACAGAAGGAGAATGCAGAGGAAAGGCAGCATTAGTAACACGGGTTTACTTGTTGGAGAATACCTAAGTGTgcaaattctttttaaaagcagagTAAAAATTTAAAACCCCACCACATTCAAATAAAAAGAGCACAAACCAGCAGGACCTAGCAGTGTATACTATTGTAATTCACTAAATTAATTTGTCCCAGGTGAATTAATTCCTGGTACCTTATGGGTTAAAGTCTATGAGGATCTCGGCCAGCTGAAGCAAAGTGTACGTCAGAGACAGAAAGCTCAGCTAGAAAATGAGTTCAGGAAGACTAGACAAATGTGCAAAAATGATGCTGCTTCATCACAAGGTTTAGAAAGGTGATCACTTTGTAAGGACTGAAGCAATACTATAGTACGGCATCTGACACTGGAAGAGAAGAATAATAGGCTCACCAGTGGGATAGACAGAAACACTTCCAATCATTTAATATTTCCAACACAGAGGCCGCTGGTTTCACCATTTCCACAGTGCAGGGATACAGGTAAGTTTGTGTCCCCCCTCTCCTGCCCAACACCCAGTGTTTTCAAGCAAGGAGACAGAAAGCAAAGCTAATCCCCCTACCAATCAGTCAGTAGTGTGGTGGGGAGAATAGGGTTTGTTTAGGGAGAAAAGCCATTGTGaaattgggaagggaaaggaaggcttGGGGTGGATTTGATGCAGCAAGGACATGCACAACTGCAAACTGATGGGTGGGAAAGGGAAGCATGTCCCTAGCCAAGCTCAGAGCAAGAGAGCAATTTTCCGTGCTAGGACAGAGAGGCATAATCCCACAAGGATTTATTTCGAGAAGGCACTGCCTCCTCTTTGCCCACTAAAACACTCTGGAGGTGGCAGCAACGAAGGACACCAGCATGGCAGAACTTTGAGGCCTTCTATCGTATTCCTTGAATCAACCTGAAATGGCAGAGGGCAATAAGAAGAGCTGTCAGACTGACTGTAGTACTAGCTAGGAAGTTGAAGAGACATCCTTTTCAAACAAGTCATCTTTCAATTaaggaaataacatttaaaataatgaaacagTAATAGGCCAACATCTAAAGAAAACTGTATCTTAGTGAAGGTTTATGCATTATACCATAAACATACAGCATAATGTAAGCAAAATGGCAACTTTCTGCCCCAAAGAGCTTGCAATCTAATCTCTATAGTGAAACCTCCCAACAGAGGGGAAGGTAAATACAATAGTAATGAATGCAAACTGATTCAGTTACATGTTCTTAGGCTTTATCTCTGCTGTGAACCAGAAACAAAGGTTAAGTCTAAAGACTTCTTAATTatggtaaatattttatttaattcttcAAAATCTTCAAAAATTAATTATCTCCAAAGTTTTCATATTTGGTGAATCCAAGCTTAATTCTATACTCAGCCAAACAGTGTTAAGTGTATCACCACACTGATAAGCGTCTACCAATACAAATTGTGGGTATGTGCCACCATCTTATTCTGTAGGAATTACTGTGAGTATTTCCTCAACTTATTTTTATGCCATTAGACAAAAACAAGTTTTCCCACCCTCCCACTCAAAGAGTAAACTCAACATTTGGAGATCaataccctccttccttcttgctaGCAGTTGTCTCTACTATTAATATATGGACAAGATGACATACTTACTGCAACTTTGTTTCTAGCACATTCAGCTTCTGCCGATCAACATAGCGAGAGAAGAGTGATAAGAGATTAGAAGGTGGAGTCACTGGCTTTGCCAAGGCTGCCTGCGGGATCCGGAGAAGCTCCCGGGTTGCCATGAACATCAGATCCGCCCTGCAGAAATCAAAGGAACAGCAGGCAGGGGAAAAGGGTTAGAGCTTGGTTGGTTCACGGCACAGAAGCTAGAGTATTCCATGGAAGTAACTACACTTACATTTCAGGTCTATTGCATCCTATGATATATTGCCAGGTAATGAAGATAAATAAGGTGGGTACAATATGCTTCATCtggcattttaactgccatggctcaatgctgtagaacaggcatcctcacactgcggccctccagctgtttgggccttcaactcccagaattcctgaccattgaacaagcttgttagggcttctgggagttggaggtccaaacagctggagggccagtcTGAGGATACCTGCGGTAGAataatgagagttgcagtttttcAAGGTGCTCagtcaaagagtgctagtgccacaccaaactacaaatcccatgattcaatagcattgagccatgacagctgaagaggtgtcaaacttcattaattctacactgcagaTGCACATAATGTTTCATCTACTAATTTTGCAAATGTCATaaacagagggagaaagggagagaaagcatgTATGCCAAAGAAAGATCTTGGTAAAACTTATTTGCAGACAGAATCTTATGGGATGTCTCTAGAGCTGTACTCATTGGAGTTTCTCTAATACTGGGGAAAAATTTGCCAAATTTGCCCTTCCCTTGAACCCTTCCAAAAAGCTACACCTGCTAGGAAGGTTAGGAGGTCTTCTTGACTTTAATAGGAAGTGGCTCTGAAGAAGAACTGACAAAGGCCACCACTCTGGTCACTTCCCCCTCAGAGGAGGAATTCAGGTTTAACCATGAACCGAGAATCAAGTTTGGTTGAAACCCACTTGGATAAGTCACTGCAAATGGGTGCAGGGGCAGCTTTACAGGACATGGTGCTGCATTCTGGATTGTCAGGATGAAGAGAACAGCAGTGCCAATTGCAGTttgaatttaaatttaaaatgagAGTTTACAAAACTTTAAGCTTGCTGAAGTAATACCCTTTGACACCCAAACCTTGTGGTGTGACAGGATTTGATAAGTAAACCAGCACATCTATCATAGAAAACCTTAACCAGGCAGAACCTTCTTTGAATGCTAGGACTCAGTGCCTCTAAGGGTATTTTGTGTACTTTTCTCTCATCCAGGAACTTTCACAATACTTCAAGCTTTCACAATACTACAGGAGATAGCAGAATTTCCCATTTTGTGGCTATTGTTTCTCCTAAGAAGGGAACAATCTTAGCTAATAGATTACACAATTCTTGAAAACATCTAGACTAAATTACTGCACAGCAAGTAAAGACTGGGGTGcatttgaagactatttggaagctACAGTGGGGGAGGAAACTGCAGCTAGGCTTGCTCACATGAACAAagggaatacatctcaccactctGCTTTCAGGCACAATTGAAGAGGTCCACGGGTAAAGAACTGACTTGGAACTCAACCTCATCTACCTTGCAGCTTCCTATTTTATTGCTGCAATTACTTGTTGTAGTATTTCAGAAAGAGTGCTGAGCCATGCTTGAGCCCAAGTAGGGAAATCAAACCCCTAGAGCAACAAACAGCTCtcaacccccaccccaaatcaTTTTCTATCCCAAGTGATCCCTTGAGAGCATGGAAGCTGATTTTGGGATAGTTTTGCTCCTTCCTGGCCCACTTTGGTCCCAAGAGAAGACTCTTTTTCAGCAGGATGTGACCCAAGAATTCAACTTCCAAGTCACTTTCGATTAAAATGGctcatgagtttttttttttaaaaaagcactctTTGATGCGCCGCAGGTAGTATTAGCAAGGCTAAAACACCTTTTCAATGCTTTTCAGGGGTTTGACCTTCCAAGGAGTCCTAGAGCACCAATTTAGCATTGACAACTATCAATTTCTGATCTATATGACAACAAATAATCCCCAATGTGTAATACTGGAATCAATGAAGCTTGGAATTGTATGAATCCTAAGAGATTAAAGTAGTCGGAAAGCACTTCAGATGTTCTTGAACTCCAGCATTTTTCACCACTGCCTGTGATTGTCTAGTATGGCAGTCCAATAACCCATAGAGCTGCAAAATTCCCACCCCAGGAACTAGCCTTCACTTATTTAGTGTAGATTATCTGGATCTGTTCAAATGCCATACTTAAAacatatgatttttaaaagaaataaattttAATGGCTGGAGATGGGCTGCACAAACTCACCACTGGTTGTCTTGCATGTGCTCTGTATTAGAGTCTGAATTTTGCAGTTCTTCTCCTCGGCTCAAGACCAAATACAGAAAAGAGAGGCCAAACTGCAAGGGTGGGAGAAAATAAATAAGGTTAGCAATTGCTTTCTTTTAGTAAGCAATGATTTCTTCATTAAGTCCACTTTATTTTCAAAGACTAGGCATTTCTTATTTGGGATCAAAAAAAGCCTCGCTTATGAATATGCAAAATAAACAGTCAACTAAATGAAATGATAAAGAGCAAGGGAAAATCTACAATCAGCACTTTCTACACTGTCATTAGCAAAAGGAGATTAAAGAATACTAACCTTTAAAACCCACGTGTAAGACCCCATATgcccagaacaacaacaaaaaccataaACCAGAGCTTAATGGTAGATTGGATGAGACAGAGATAAAAGCCTACACCTTGTTCTGGAGCACAGCTGTGAGGTGTTGATTGGCAGATGGAGCTGCTGTTGTGCTCTGAGGTAGGTTCATGAGCTGCTGCAGGATGCAGGCCACAGTTCCCAGGGATAGGTGGTAGAGAACAAGGGAGAAGGGCCTCAGCAAACAGGGGAGCACCTGAGGGAGGAGAAAAGTTTTAAGAGCCACTAGAGTACACACAAGACTAGAAACATGCCACATGCTAGAAAGGGGACCAGAGCAAATCTAGATACCAACTCAATGATATCTGAACAGAAATCAGGTGCAAACATTTTTAATTAATTGAGAAGTATGAAGGGATACTGTTTCAGTAGAAAGAATGATGAAGGGTGaaattaatattactatattatctaTTAGGCTGGAGccaccagtggtgcaatgggttaaacccatgtgccggcaggaatgaagaccgacaggttgcaggttagaatccggggagagcatggatgagctccctctgtcagctccagctccctatgcggggacatgagagaagcctcccacaaggatggtaaaacatccgggtgtcccctgggcaatgtccttgcagacggccaattctctcacaccagaagcaaattgcagtttctcaagtcgctcctgacacacacaaaaaaacctattaggcttgtgcattttgtctGAACCTCAATCTGTTTTTGCTGACTGAATTTTGGGAGACCTCCCAGATCCATTTTCATGCGTGTCCTGAAAATGGGTGGGTTAATGAATAGCTGTTTTTGGTCCGCAGTCGAGAAATGcggctagatctggcccattggcagcattGGGAGAGGGAGCttctcaggctccccttcctgtcatttttagggaTACTGGGATGAAAATGACCACTTGGAGAACATATCAACCACTGTTTGCCTGCCAATTTTCATAACGTTTGACTCATCCCGATTTttaggattattttttttttttagaaatttaaaaaattcccaaaaaggtACCCTCCTGCTGCCCCGCCTGTAACtactccaggagcagcagcagcagagcaccattccttcctgccaaatgtcaaagatgcacttccacatcacacagctcagtgccccactattacactttcttctttactaataaaaagaaataacagcaagcaacttcttccaaagcatTTGCTTTTCTTGTTCTCACAAAAAACGATGGGTTCTGTCAAAGTTTCTCCACAGATTGAAGCCCAAAActaagttttgtaattatttttactACTGGCAACGGTCAAAGGATTATTactaatacttattattattattgttattattattattaatacttgaAATTCAGAAGGCAGAGAGCACAGAGAGAATTTCTTTGCCAAGGAATGAaattataggtaggtaggtaggtaggtaactaggtagtagttttctgagaatcaggctattctgtttgtttgctagcaggaggggaggagaaaaaggagtttAAAAGTGACTCAAGGCTCTCAGGGCCacccaaatattttttaaagaaaagcacaccaAGAGCAAagatgctctttctttctcccaagttCCCAAACACACACCtgcaccccacccacccatcccacaCTTTCCCAACTATCagtccactaaataaaaagaatcaagaaaataaaggaaaattgaaaagattaaatgctagagagaggccaagccaaaaaataaagctgagagtGAGCGGCAAGGCAATCGGACTGAAGCATCTCTAGAGCCAGGACGCAACTGAGAGCAATTGAGGTGCTcgccccattaaatagacacaacTTGCATAAGACACGTCACagtgttcttctattctgattggcccaacaggcagggctcacagacAAACTCCATGTGAGCATGTAACAGCCCCTTTGCGCACTGTGTAATGCTGAATAGGAGAAGGGCCATGACTGGCTGATGCATGGCCTGTTTTGGCCGAAAAAAACCTGGTGGCTGAACCCTTACCATTACGGTCAGCCGAACAAGCCAGACTGGCCAAAGGGAACCGAACAAAcggaatccatgcacaagcctattatCTATGCAACAGCCAATAGTAACTCTTCTACCCTTTGAAGACAAGTACTATTCAGTTTtccttggatttttttccagtttctgtCTCACATATTGTCTTTTCTGACTTATTCCTTCCCACCATTTGAAGAATGTTATGTAACATATTGCAAAATGGTAATATAATTAGGCTGATTCACGCACATCAAAAGGGCAAAAGAGAGAGTGCAAAAAGAGAGAAGCAGCAAGCACCTCCTTATCGGTTGCTCTGGAATTTACTCAACAATAACAGTAGTATCCTATACAACATAGAATATTCTAGTAGCTTTTGggataacaaattaaaataacattatcatcctcaaaatattttaatgaagcAAAGTGGGAGGGAGGGTAGAAATAAGTACACATTCTGGCTGTGGCTTTGCTCTTTCCAGAGCACCAACATGATCGATCTACAAGAAAAAGCTGTATGTGAAGCCATAATGCACACTGAGAAAGTCCCCTCAGCCGCAAGACAACTTTTCTAGCTTCTGAAAATAGTTCTAAAGTAGGTCTCCCTAAACTGGGATTTACTCCCAGACAAGTGTTTTAGGATGGCAGCTTCTGTGAACGGATTTAATTCCTGACAACCAATTCATCTTGACTGTGGAACATTACTTCTTTTATTAACAAAAATCAAAAGTTATTACAGATGGATTACTGTTCACACTTAAGATGAACCTTCTGTGACACCATCGGTCTCTGTGGGTGTATCTACCTCGTCCTGGGCATCCTTCTTGATTAGGAAGGGCAGGTTCCTGGCTGTTGCCATGAGAACGTTGGCAGCTTGTTCAGTGGACAAGAAAGGCAGGATCCGGCCAACCATACGCTTTCCTTTCCGGATGCACATAATCTGCACAAAAGGGTCATCGCTCAGCTTGCTGGAAGACAACACACACATTCTTGTTAGAAAGAACACCTCTACAACATCACAGGCAACTCCTTCTGTGTGGAGGCCCacatagaaatttatttatttatttactttacttgtatactgctcttctcagccaattaggcgactcggagcggttaacaataagaagcggcaaaaattcaatgcaacatcatacagccatttaaaaaacaaccaACACACTAACACACTAAGCAAATAACATCAGTGACCatcaataacatcaataacagttcaatagcgtctcataactaaaatcataatccaagttcgtcatccgttgttccgattCCTATAATTCTAGAAATTATAGAAATCGGAAATGTGAGTAACACTAACAACATAGAAGTGCAAGGAAATCAAAGGCCCCTACCCTACCTCCACCTTATCAAGGAGACACTCTCCTGTCACAAGGGCTTTCTTGATACCAAGAATTGTTTTCCCCCAATTTCAGGAAAATGTGAAGAAGGATCAATTAGACTTCATTTTATCCTGAATCAGGAAGATAATTCTGTGTCAAGAATGGCCCCTCAACAGGAGGGAGTTTTGTCTGTTTTATCACcatcttttccttcttcattctctAGTAAGCCAGAGTTCTCCATTAAGTTGTCATGGTGGTAGAGGCTCTTCAGCAATGCTATGCATACTATGTCACCACTACTTCCTCTTCACAACTCAGGCAACAGATACTGTATATAATGATTTGCTACCATTCAGTCAAAATCCTGCTATGGTAGCTTACTCGGTATCAGGATGGACTAGAGACACTTTGGAGGTAGTAGGTCACATTTTCTCCAACCGCATCCTATGCTATAAGGCTAGTTAGCAAATTTGGTGGTGGGGACTGTGATGGGGCAGTTGGAATGGGTGGGTATGCAAAAATGGCCAGAATGGTGCATGCATCCTGCAAGTCACATGTTGCCCACCTCTGGTACAAGGAGTCCATTCAAAACGAATATTCCATTCTTCTCAAAGAACTGTCTCTGAACAGTATAGGAATGCCTATCCCACTGGGCAGACTCTTACCTTTCCTGGTTGGATGTTTTCCCCCTTAGATTGTCATACATATCACAGATCTTCTGCTTCCTCTCCTCCATCAAGGCTAGCCTATCCCCTTCCAGGCTCAAGAGGTAGCGCCTCTCATAGTCTTCTACATCCAGGAGTAGGCTGTATGTCTAGTTATCATGAAAAAATGTTCAGACACATACATAGAAAATGGAGGGGTGATTCAGACAGGACTGCAATTCTTCTGCCTTGATTGGGAAATGGCTTAATTGGAAAGTTTGCTCAAACACTTTTTTCTGCACTCACAATTCTTAAGGAGCAGACTGGTGCATTAGATCAAGTATTCTAAATATTTTTCCACTAATGACAACATTTTGCCTAATATATTTTTGGTGACCCCATCTATATAGGAATGGCAAGGCTGGCTAAACAGACTGATAGTCCCCTTTATGAAATACAGCTGACACATTTTCTGTAGAGTCTACTGTAAACGGTGTGAAAGGGTGGACTTTTACTGTTGCTGAattttttgggaccccaacactgaactaaggggaccccatttaggGTCGGAACTCAGAGTTAAAGCAGTACTTTAGACAGAAATGCACTTCTGCCTGCCATTCATTTAAACTACATTCATTTTAGAGGAAACTGCACTGTAAGTAAGGTTATTTCAAGAAGTGAGCAATAATCAAGAAACCATCTACAGGACATTGAAATTTCAGTGGTAGCAACTCTAATCTAAATCCAAGGAGAGGGGTATGGTTTACCCCTCTGGTTTTCTGCAGCTCTTCACCAGGCAAAGGATCAGAAACTCCCCTTATAAGTCATGCTGGCATTAAAACTTACCTTCTCAATCGTGAAGAGAGTCTGACGCCTTTTATCTCGAACCTGTTTCTCTTTTGTCTCCTAAGGAACACAACAAAAATATCTGAAGGACTGCCCAATTGCatttcttcaaataataataataataataataataataataataataataataatgtggtcccagtggtgattggcacactgggtgcagtgcctaaagaccttggcccgcacttaaacacaatcggcgttgacaaaactaccatctgccagctgcagaaggccaccttactgggatctgcatcttgttgtgattcaaataataataataataataataataatagtaataataatttatttgtacaccatcctatctccccgaaggactcagggcggttcccaacatataaggcaaaaattcaattacCAGAAAGAAAtccatacagacaattacatcaaaataaacacattcgaCAATATAACACAGCCTAATTTAACCTAATGaacaaaataacaactaaaaacatcataaaataccaaAGTCctgttaaacacacacacacacacacacacacacacacacacacacatatatatctgcaACCTGAGTAGAACAGGAAACAAGGAAGTTTATTCATTACAAGACACCATAATTGGGAAGAAAAAGTGAAGAATAAGGGACTATAAGATAACCGCTTGAGGAGCCTAGTCAGCATAGTAAAGGAAACTTACGTCTTCTTCACCTCGTAGTGTCACAACAGCATCAATCATTTTCCGAGGATTGTTCACACTGGAGACTGTCAGCTTCCCCAGTGAGCCTTCAAACTGCACTGAAAGCATGAAGAAAAAGCAATGTAGGTGGAAATGCATAAGCAAACCTATCTGCCTAAATAGCTTGTCATCTCCATAAAGAGCTGTTTTTTTCCTCCTCACCCATAAAGTGTGCCTTTGTATGAACATCGTGGATAATGGCACTAATACCCGTATCTACTTGAGTTGAATGTGCtatcgaatctaatgcgcacctcaattttcaaaaccctgacaccaaaaaaaagtatttgctgccaaataTGATGTGCAGTGGCAAAATGTGTAATTGGACAATTATAGTTGCTTCCTGCTTAgatttccttctttaaaaacaaaagtgttagagcaccaaagcttccaatgatggaaaagaaaatcttggggtgcatctatgatgtggaatgaacccactttaactgccttggttcaatgctatggaatcataggggcTGTAGCTTGAAAAGgtcttgaaccttctctgccaaagaatgcagatacttcaccaaactacaaattcaggATCACACAGCATTAAATTGGGGGTGACATCCTTCAAAAAGGAGCTCCGGAGGCAGCTCCTGAAGCACCTTTCCCTTTTACTAAGGGGAAACACTAAGATTATTGTATTacgcaaatctaatgcacaccctaattttggcaatttaattagccaaaaaaggtgagcattcgaCTCAAAGAaataatgtacagggttagtcaaaatgcataggccaataagccattcaattgaatggcttattggcctatgcattttgactaaccctgtattttgccCACACAAGGTGCTCATAAATATGCAGTCCCACTTTTCCTAGCTATGCAGATGCCTAACTCTGCCTCTGCTTCCTCCACTGTGGAGGTGTCTAACTTACACATGCAGCAGAACAGTAGAGCTCTGAGGGGGTGAATGAACTGTTTCATTTTCGACTGCAAGGGAAAAATAATCTTTTCCTATAGTAAATTATGAACATGGAGAAATAAAGAGGAAATTAACCTAGCAAAGAGCATGCATATCATTTCAACCTAAAGTGCTTCTGTAGTTATAGGGCAATGTTAATACTGGGTACAATTCTGTAGTGATATCCTCAATCCCACCTCAATCTGAAGCAGGCAGGTCTCAGCTCGAAATTCTATTTCCTCAACCTGCTCTATGGATAGGCCAGAATTTGGCTAAACAAAAGGTACATACCTGGCTTATAGGCATGCTCTAACTTTGCAACTTGTGGGGTGATCAGCTTAGTGCGCTCTTTCTTAGGACCATCACCATGCATATCCTCAGCTGCAGACAATTTTTCCAGCTTCTGAAAGTAGTTCTAAAACAGAGAAAGACAGTTGGAAGCTCAGAACATCGGCCTGGCACCTTGACCCAAAACTACAAGCAAGTCAAAGTGCAAAGAGCTGCTTTCAGCTTTGAATATAGAGTTCAAAAACAAAAAGAGTCAGAGTCACAGTTAAAGGAGTGTCCGTGGTCTCTTGGTTTGCCCCTTGGCATGAGCAGAACATCAATGCAGCCTTCAAGAGGCCACCGGAATACCAACCTGATAATAGAAGTCATCCAAGTAGGGATCAGTGCTTTGAAGTTGCATCATCTGGATCTTGGATACCCAGTCCTTCTCCCGCTGAAGCATGAGATTGGCATATGGATCCTTTCTGATTTGTTCCTGGTGGTTATTTCGATGATTCCCTCGGTCCCCAACGGATCCATTTAGATTCCGGTGCTGACTGAAAGGAATGACCCAGAAATCGGGAAAAACATTACCAAACAGTTTTGTTCCACGAGTCCTGGAGGTGTTTCCTAGGAAGCTGTAGTGGAGTTCCATCTGAAAGACTCTTACTcattttatttactagccatatttatatcctgcccttctcactttgatggggactcggagcagtgcACATAAAGACACAATTCGATGCTATACAATACATATCCATCAAATgaacatatgcattaaaacaatTGTTAAGAACATTTTAATGCTATGCTAAGCTGGAAAACACAGGATCTCAACAAATGTTTGGAAGTATAGtctgaaattttaaaatacatccatCCATTTCCATTCTCATCAGCACTGGCTATTTCCCCCATTTCTCTAAAATCTGGACATATGCAGATTTAAAGGCAGATATTTTTTTCAGAGGCATGGAATCTGCGCAGATATCTCCAGGCACAGAATTCATGAGACAAATTGTGCTCAGTCCCTTGCAAGACCTCACTGCTTGCACTTTGAAAGCAtttattctttccctccctctctccttcaacAGAAGCACACAGATGCATTCAACATTCACCTCCTGTTTTGCTGCTGCCTCTGATGTAAGAGTCGTCGGTGCTGTGGGTGAAGGTGAGTTGTATCTGGCCTGAACATCTGTGGCTGAGGCCTAAGGAATAAAATTTCTCTCTCAGAAGagtacaatggaggatcttcaAACACAATTCAGTTTTAACATGCTCAATGGGAGAAatgcagaagagaaaggaaagggatacCTTAGGTTCTGCAAGTGAGCTCCAGGACATGGGGAGT is a window encoding:
- the PATL1 gene encoding protein PAT1 homolog 1 isoform X2 → MFRYQSLEDCPLDEDDEAYHNLAEEDEDIDQFNDDTFGAGAVDDDWQEAHERLAELEEKPASAGEQVDQGVTDEMDLLGDHEENLAERLSKMVIDNELEDPAIMQAVQTRPLVQHSTGLNSSIWDGPSVLRRIRGPLLNQEVPSVSVLEYALPQRPPQAQEEEQDVSERALPRRSSSPVIGSPPVRAVPIGTPPKQPTMPSFNQQILCPKPVHIRVPIQQRYTNPFSERMSPNQLCNVTAGRMSPSQFARVSGLVSSPLASMNPKLLQGRVGQIMPPASGFRAFFGAPPAPTQHHSPCPGAHLQNLRPQPQMFRPDTTHLHPQHRRLLHQRQQQNRSQHRNLNGSVGDRGNHRNNHQEQIRKDPYANLMLQREKDWVSKIQMMQLQSTDPYLDDFYYQNYFQKLEKLSAAEDMHGDGPKKERTKLITPQVAKLEHAYKPVQFEGSLGKLTVSSVNNPRKMIDAVVTLRGEEDETKEKQVRDKRRQTLFTIEKTYSLLLDVEDYERRYLLSLEGDRLALMEERKQKICDMYDNLRGKTSNQESKLSDDPFVQIMCIRKGKRMVGRILPFLSTEQAANVLMATARNLPFLIKKDAQDEVLPCLLRPFSLVLYHLSLGTVACILQQLMNLPQSTTAAPSANQHLTAVLQNKFGLSFLYLVLSRGEELQNSDSNTEHMQDNQWADLMFMATRELLRIPQAALAKPVTPPSNLLSLFSRYVDRQKLNVLETKLQLIQGIR
- the PATL1 gene encoding protein PAT1 homolog 1 isoform X1 is translated as MFRYQSLEDCPLDEDDEAYHNLAEEDEDIDQFNDDTFGAGAVDDDWQEAHERLAELEEKPASAGEQVDQGVTDEMDLLGDHEENLAERLSKMVIDNELEDPAIMQAVQTRPLVQHSTGLNSSIWDGPSVLRRIRGPLLNQEVPSVSVLEYALPQRPPQAQEEEQDVSERALPRRSSSPVIGSPPVRAVPIGTPPKQPTMPSFNQQILCPKPVHIRVPIQQRYTNPFSERMSPNQLCNVTNSSLLGHPFPPSVTPVLTHLQRAQLLGGAQAGRMSPSQFARVSGLVSSPLASMNPKLLQGRVGQIMPPASGFRAFFGAPPAPTQHHSPCPGAHLQNLRPQPQMFRPDTTHLHPQHRRLLHQRQQQNRSQHRNLNGSVGDRGNHRNNHQEQIRKDPYANLMLQREKDWVSKIQMMQLQSTDPYLDDFYYQNYFQKLEKLSAAEDMHGDGPKKERTKLITPQVAKLEHAYKPVQFEGSLGKLTVSSVNNPRKMIDAVVTLRGEEDETKEKQVRDKRRQTLFTIEKTYSLLLDVEDYERRYLLSLEGDRLALMEERKQKICDMYDNLRGKTSNQESKLSDDPFVQIMCIRKGKRMVGRILPFLSTEQAANVLMATARNLPFLIKKDAQDEVLPCLLRPFSLVLYHLSLGTVACILQQLMNLPQSTTAAPSANQHLTAVLQNKFGLSFLYLVLSRGEELQNSDSNTEHMQDNQWADLMFMATRELLRIPQAALAKPVTPPSNLLSLFSRYVDRQKLNVLETKLQLIQGIR